A section of the Streptomyces xinghaiensis S187 genome encodes:
- a CDS encoding endonuclease/exonuclease/phosphatase family protein, with product MHGPGTGGTASDGPAALPASRTEGDGSAVIRVLSYNVRSLRDDREALARVIRACAPDLVLIQEAPRFFRWRKAVARLARAAELVYVTGGATATGPLILSSLRARVERTEDILLPLTPGLHRRGFATAVLRFGGARLVAASCHLSLAAAEREAQAGMLLDVLDRQTWEAGVAHAVVGGDLNDRPGGRAFRRLTGGLRDAWAEAPWGGEYTSTPADPHQRIDAVLATEGVEVLGCGVPLDLGGVSHADLRAATDHLPVLAALRIPAGPGARHRGSPARG from the coding sequence GTGCACGGCCCCGGCACCGGTGGCACGGCCTCGGACGGTCCGGCCGCTCTCCCCGCCTCCCGCACCGAGGGGGACGGCTCCGCCGTGATCCGCGTGCTCAGCTACAACGTCCGCTCGCTGCGCGACGACCGGGAGGCGCTGGCCCGGGTCATCCGGGCCTGCGCCCCCGATCTCGTCCTGATCCAGGAGGCGCCGCGGTTCTTCCGCTGGCGCAAGGCGGTCGCGCGGCTCGCCCGCGCCGCCGAGCTGGTGTACGTCACGGGCGGGGCCACCGCCACCGGCCCGCTGATCCTTTCCTCGCTCCGCGCCCGGGTGGAGCGCACCGAGGACATCCTGCTGCCGCTCACCCCGGGACTGCACCGGCGCGGCTTCGCCACCGCGGTCCTGCGGTTCGGGGGCGCGCGGCTGGTGGCGGCGAGCTGCCACCTCAGCCTGGCGGCGGCCGAGCGCGAGGCGCAGGCCGGGATGCTGCTGGACGTCCTGGACCGGCAGACGTGGGAGGCCGGGGTGGCGCACGCGGTCGTCGGCGGCGATCTCAACGACCGGCCGGGCGGGCGCGCGTTCCGCAGACTCACCGGCGGGCTGCGGGACGCCTGGGCCGAGGCCCCCTGGGGCGGCGAGTACACCTCGACCCCCGCCGATCCGCACCAGCGCATCGACGCGGTGCTGGCCACGGAGGGCGTGGAGGTCCTGGGCTGCGGGGTACCCCTGGACCTCGGCGGCGTGAGCCACGCCGATCTCCGGGCCGCCACGGACCATCTCCCCGTTCTGGCCGCCCTCAGGATCCCCGCCGGACCCGGCGCCCGGCACCGCGGGTCACCGGCGCGCGGCTGA
- a CDS encoding alpha/beta hydrolase, which yields MQVLPGAEPFHHEGGDIGVLLCHGFTGSPQSMRPWADFLAGHGYTVSLPLLPGHGTRWQDMQLTGWQDWYAEVDRGLRGLTARCRQVFVCGLSMGGALALRLAAKHGDEISGIVVVNPVNRVHGLSAYALPVARHLVRTTKGLASDIAKGGVQEAAYDRVPLHAAHSLRRFLRLLDAELPQVTQPLLLLHSARDHVVSPADSARILSRVSSTDVTETLLERSYHVATLDYDAERIFQDSHDFIGRLVADGTQREGTATGG from the coding sequence GTGCAGGTCCTCCCCGGAGCCGAACCGTTCCACCACGAGGGCGGGGACATCGGTGTCCTGCTCTGCCACGGCTTCACCGGTTCCCCGCAGTCCATGCGCCCCTGGGCCGACTTCCTCGCCGGGCACGGATACACCGTGTCCCTGCCGCTGCTGCCCGGCCACGGCACCCGCTGGCAGGACATGCAGCTCACCGGCTGGCAGGACTGGTACGCCGAGGTCGACCGGGGCCTGCGCGGCCTCACCGCCCGGTGCCGGCAGGTCTTCGTCTGCGGCCTCTCCATGGGCGGCGCGCTCGCGCTGCGGCTGGCCGCCAAGCACGGCGACGAGATCAGCGGGATCGTCGTGGTCAACCCCGTGAACCGGGTGCACGGGCTGTCGGCGTACGCACTGCCCGTCGCCCGCCATCTGGTGCGCACCACCAAGGGCCTGGCGAGCGACATCGCCAAGGGCGGCGTCCAGGAGGCCGCCTACGACCGGGTGCCGCTGCACGCCGCGCACTCCCTGCGCCGCTTCCTGCGGCTGCTCGACGCCGAACTTCCGCAGGTCACCCAGCCGTTGCTGCTGCTGCACAGCGCGCGGGACCATGTGGTCTCGCCGGCCGACTCCGCCCGCATCCTCAGCCGGGTCTCGTCCACGGACGTCACCGAGACCCTGCTGGAGCGCAGCTACCACGTGGCCACGCTCGACTACGACGCCGAGCGGATCTTCCAGGACTCCCACGACTTCATCGGCCGGCTCGTGGCGGACGGCACCCAGCGGGAAGGGACGGCGACCGGTGGCTGA